TCGGCCGAGGCCAAGCGCCGGCTGATCGCCCACCGCTGGCCGGGCAACGTCCGCGAGCTGGAAAACGCCATGCACCGCGCAGTGCTGCTGTCGCCGGGCGCGGAGATCGAGGAGTTCGCCATCCGCCTGCCGGACGGCCAGCCCCTGGCCCCGGCTCCGGACGTGGCGGTGGCCCGCGGCGCCCAGATGGCGGCCGACGCCGTCTCGCGCGCCTTCGTCGGTTCGACCGTGGCCGAGGTCGAGCAGCAACTGATCATCGACACCCTGGAGCACTGCCTGGGCAACCGCACCCACGCGGCCAACATCCTGGGCATCTCGATCCGCACCCTGCGCAACAAGCTGAAGGAATACGGGGACGCCGGCGTCTCGGTGCCGCCGCCCCAGGGCGGTGTCGCCGCCGCTTAAGCGGGAGAACCCTGTTCGGGCGGCCGCGACCATCGGTCCGGCGCCCAACATGGCTAATTTCGATTAAGACCCTGGCGACTTCGCGCAAATCGCTTCATCGCGGATTCAAGCTCCGCAACAGGATCGAAGATTTGAATGGCTGACGCCGCCGTCCCCAAGGCCGCAAGCTCCATCCCCAGCGCCAAGTCGCTGTGGGAAGGAATCCTGCGCGGCGAAATGGGGCTGGCCCTGGGCGTGGTCGGGATCATCGTCCTGCTGATCATCCCGGTCCCGGCGATCCTGCTGGACCTGCTGCTGGCCATCTCGCTGACCGGCGCGGTGCTGATCCTGATGACGGCGGTGCTGATCCGCAAGCCGCTGGAATTCACCTCGTTCCCGACCGTCCTGCTGGTCGCGACGCTCTACCGTCTGGGCCTGAACGTGGCCTCCACGCGCCTGATCCTCGGCCACGGCCAGGAAGGCTCGCACGGGGCCGGCGCGGTCATCGCCGCCTTCGGCAACCTGATGATGCAGGGCAATTTCGTCATCGGGGTGATCGTCTTCATCATCCTGGTGGTGGTGAACTTCATGGTCGTCACCAAGGGTTCGGGCCGGATCGCCGAAGTCGCCGCCCGCTTCACCCTGGACGCCATGCCCGGCAAGCAGATGGCCATCGACGCCGACCTGTCGACCGGCCTGATCGACCAGGACACCGCCAAGCAGCGCCGCAAGGACCTGGAACAGGAATCGACCTTCTTCGGCGCCATGGACGGCGCCAGCAAGTTCGTGAAGGGCGACGCCGTCGCCGGCCTGATCATCACCGCCATCAACATCATCGGCGGCATCCTGATCGGCGTCGTCCAGCACAAGATGCCGATCGGCGAGGCCTCGGCCTCCTACACCATCATGACCATCGGCGACGGCCTGGTCAGCCAGATCCCGGCCCTGATCATCTCGATCGCCGCCGGCATGGTCGTGTCCAAGGCCGGCGTCGAAGGCTCGGCCAACAAGGCCCTGACCACCCAGCTGGCCATGAACCCGGTCGCCCTGGGCATGGTCTCGGCCTCGTCGGGCGTCATCGCCCTGATCCCGGGCATGCCGATCATCCCCTTCGCCGCCCTGGCCGTGGGCGCGGGCTTCCTGGCTTATCGCCGCGTGCAGAAGGCCAAGGAGCCGGCGCCGCTCGACCCCGCCGCCCTGGCGGCCCTGGCCGAGGCGTCCGCCGAGCCGGAGGAGGAGCCGATCAGCGCCTCCCTGGCCATCGACGACGTCAAGATCGAGCTGGGCTACGGCCTGCTGACCCTGATCAACGATCTCGACGGCCGCAAGCTGACCGACCAGATCCGCGCCCTGCGCAAGACCCTGGCCACCGAGTTCGGCTTCGTCATGCCGCCGGTCCGCATCCTGGACAACATGCGCCTGGCCAACCAGGGCTACGCGATCCGCATCAAGGAAATGGAAGCCGGGGCTGGCGAGGTCCGCCTGGGCTGCCTGATGGCCATGGACCCGCGCGGCGGCCAGGTCGAGCTGCCCGGCGAGCACGTGCGCGAACCCGCCTTCGGCCTGCCCGCCACCTGGGTGGAAGAGGCCCTGCGCGAGGAAGCCACCTTCCGTGGCTACACCATCGTCGATCCGGCCACCGTGCTGACCACGCACCTGACCGAGATCCTCAAGGAGAACATGGCCGACCTGCTCTCCTACGCCGAGGTGCAGAAGCTGCTGAAGGACCTGCCCGAGGGCCAGAAGAAGCTGGTCGACGACCTGATCCCCTCGGTGGTCAGCGCCACCACCATCCAGCGCGTGCTGCAGGCCCTGCTCAAGGAGCGCGTGTCGATCCGCGACCTGCCGCAGATCCTGGAAGGCATCGGCGAGGCCGCCCCGCACACCGCTTCGGTCATCCAGCTGGTCGAGCAGGTCCGCGCGCGCCTCGGCCGCCAGCTATGCTGGGCCAATCGCGGCGAGGACAACGCCCTGCCGATCATCACCCTGTCGGCCGAGTGGGAGCAGGCCTTCGCCGAGGCCCTAGTCGGTCCGGGCGAGGACAAGCAACTGGCCCTGGCCCCGTCGCGCCTGCAGGACTTTATTCGCGGCGTGCGCGAGGCCTTCGACCGCGCCGCCATGGCCGGCGACAGCGCCGTCCTGCTGACCAGCCCGGGCGTTCGCCCCTATGTCCGTTCGATCATCGAGCGCTTCCGCGGCCAGACCGTGGTGATGAGCCAGAACGAAATCCACCCCCGCGCGCGCCTGCGCACCGTGGGGATGGTCTAGGCCTTCCAGCGGCTCCGGCCCTGGGGCTTCCGCCCAGAAAAAGCCTGGAAACGCCCCGAAATGGTCACGGGGTGTTACGGACTATTTCGGAACCGTTGCCGATAGGTCGCGTTCGTTTTGGCAAGGCGGGGGCCTTCACGACGGAGCGCAAAGATGAAAACCAAGATCGCTATGTTCGCCGCCGCCGCGACGCTTTCGCTGGCTGGTGCGTCCTTCGCCCAAACCACGGCCCCGGCCGCCAAGCCGGGTCAGCTGCCCGCCGCGACGGCGCCGGCCACGACCTCTTCGACCACGACCACCACCACGGCGCCGGCCGATCCGTCGGCCGCGGCCGCGGCCGCAGCCACCCCGGGCGCGCCGGCCCAGACCACCGCCAGCAGCACGACCAGCACCACCTCGACGGCCGCTGACGCCGACGCGGCGGGCACGCCGTCCTCGGCCAACGTGGCCTTGGACCTGAAGGTCGGCTCCGAGGTCAAGGATCCCTCGGGCGCCGTGGTCGGCACCATCGCGGGCACGTCCGCGGGCGCCGACGGCTCGACCAACGTGGTCGTGACCAGCGGCGACAAGAAGTTCGCCCTGCCCAAGGCCAGCTTCAGCGCCGCTACTACCGGCGGCCTGCAGACCACGGCCACCAAGGCGCAGATCGACGCCACCCTGGCCGGCGCCAAGCCCCAATAACCGACGATCGTTCGTTCGATCGTTCTGTGACGAACCGCGAGCCCGCTCGGCATTGCCGAGCGGGCTTCGCGCTGCTAGCGATGGCGTCAGTACCCGGCGGAGCTCCCGCTGACATGAGGGGTGTCGGATGGCTTCGGCCAGAAATTCCAAGGCGCGTGGCTCGAACGGCCTGTTCTGGGACCTGCTGACGTTCGACCGTCTCGTCACGGGGCCGGTGATTCATCTGATCTACTGGGCCGGCCTCGGCGTCGTGGCCCTGTTCGCGTTCTCGGTGGTCGGCGCGGCCGTCGGCCTGGCGCTGAAGGAGCCGGGCCTGCAATCGCTGTTGCTGGCCTTCCCGGTGCTGGTGGCGGGCCTGCTGGTCGCCGCGGCCATGGTGCTGCTGTGGCGCGCCTTCTGCGAGTTCTACGTGGCCATCTTCCGGATCAGCGAAGACCTGCGCGCCCTGCGCCAGGCCAGCGACGCCGATCACGCCGTGGCCGCCGTCACGCGTCCTCCAAGCCAGGGGTCGGCCCAGAAGCCGCTGGGCTGAAGCGCCGGTCGCCTGCGACCGAATAACGCGGTTTATGAAAATTCACCGTGAAGCTTTGAGGGCGAGCCTCGTCCCCGGCGTCTAAGCGCCAGGGGGCGCGTGATGTCTCCTGCCGGAGACATGTGTTGGCCGCCGATCAAGAACCCCATCTCGTTGATATCCATGTGGGCGCCCGTATGCGGATGCGCCGCAAATCCATGGGGCTGAGCCAGACCCAACTGGCCGACAGCGTGGGCATCACCTTCCAGCAACTGCAAAAGTACGAGCGTGGGGTCAATCGGGTCAGCGCGTCCAAGCTCTATGGCATGGCCGTGACGCTGCAGACGTCGGTGGCCTGGTTCTTCGAAGGCATGCCGCCCGAGGCGGACGGCCACGGCGACCAGCGGACCCAGGCCGTGCGCCGTTTCATGGCCACCGAAGAGGGCGTGGAGCTGGCCTCGCTGGTGCCGCAACTGCCGATGGCCCAACGGCTGCAGATCCTGGCCCTGGCCAGGACGCTGAGCGCGGACGACAGCGAGGAACCCTAGGTCCTGAACGCCTCGACCAGGGCCGCCGCGCCGGCCTTGGGGCGGCCGGCGTCGTCGAAGGGCGCCGGGGCGTCGCCGGCGTTCTCCTTCTTCAGCCACGAGTCCCGATCGCGCAGGCCCCACAGGGTGAAGGCGAAGCGCTGGCGCTGGGGCAGGCTCATGAAGGCCTCCGCGGCCTCGGCGTAGACGGCTGTCTGGCGGCGCTGCAGTTCGCCGCGCGACAGAAGCTTGTTGTCGGACCGGGTCAGCGACACGTCGAGTTCGGAGACATGGATCGGCAGGCCCAGGCTCGCCAGTTCGTGGATCATCTGGGTGATCTTGCCCGGCGCGATGTCGGCCGCCACGTGCATCTGGGTGCCCAGACCCGTCAGCGGCGCGCCCGAGGCCAGCAGGCGCTCGGCCAGTTTCAGGAACGTGGCGCGCTTGGCCGGCATGTATTCGAGATTGTAGTCGTTCAGGAGCAGGGTGGCCTGCGGGTCGGCTTCGCGGGCGGTGCGATAGGCCAGGGCGATGTGCTCGAAGGCGCCCAGCTTTCGCGCCCACAGGCTGTCGCGCCAGCCGGCGCCGTCCTCGGCTACGGCCTCGTTGACCACGTCCCAGCCGACCACCTGGCCGCGATAACGGCCGGCCACGGCGTGGATGTAGTTGCGATAGGCGTCGGCGAACCTGATGCGGGTCTCGTCCAGCTGTTCGAAGGCCGGCGGAGCCTGGGCGTACCAGACCAGGGTGTGGCCCAGCAGGCCCATGCCATGGGCGCGGGCGAAGGCGGCGATGCGGTCGGGGGCGTCGAAGCGGAAGGAGCCGTCCGGCTGGACGATGTACTCCATCTTCATTTCCCACTCGGGAGTCAGCTGGCTGACCTCGCGGGCCAGCAGGTCGGCCAGGGCGGGATCGTCCAGACGAAGGGCCTGGACGCAACTGCCGACCCGGAACGGGGCGACGGTCTTCAGCGGGGGCAGGTCGGCCGGAACGGACTGGCTCTGGGCGTCCCTGGGGCCGCAGGCGGAGAGGGCCAGGGCTCCGGCCGACGTGAGGACGGCTCGACGAGAAATCTCCTCCCCCGTGGAGCGCGGCGTAGCGGGGGAGGAGTAAAGGCTACCGCCCACCGACCGCCACTCGGCGCAGGCCCAGCTCGTCGAGAGCCGCGGTCTCGAGCTTGCCGGCCAGCTTGGCCTTGGCGACCTTGGCGGCTTCGGCGACGTGCTCGTATTTCTTGAGGTTCTCGAAGGCCACGGCCAGGGCGTCACGGGCGCCGGCCTCTTCGATCAGGATCTGGTCGATCTCCAGCAGGGCCTGGTCGCGGCGCAGCTTCGAGCCCTGGCGGAAGCCGATCATGTACCAGCCGGCCTCGACGTCGCCCTGGGCCCGCATGGCCTCGGCTTCGGATTCCGCGTCCAGGGTGGCGACCCTCATCTCGGCGCTCTGGCGGCGCTCGACGACGTCGGCCAGGCGCTTCTGCAGGGTCTCGACCTCGTGGTTCGAGATGCGGATCAGGGAGTCGGCCCACTTGCTCATTACGCGGCGTCACTCTGCAGGATGTGGGCGAGATAGCCGAAGCTGTCGTCGAGGCTGGTGGCCTCGTCGGGGCTCTGGCTGAGGAACGCTTCGACGGCCGGGTTCAGGCGGATGGCGCGGTCGATCAGCGGGTCGGCCCCGGCGCGGTAGGCGCCGATGCGGATCAGCTCTTCCATGTTCGAATAGGCGGCCAGGGTCTGGCGGGCCATCTTGACCACCTCGCGCTCTTCCAGCGTCTGGCAGCCAGGCATGGTCCGGCTGATGGACTTCAGCACGTTGATGGCCGGGAAGCGGCCGCGCTCGGCGATCGAGCGCTCCATGACGATGTGACCGTCCAGGATGCCTCGGGCGGCGTCGGCGATGGGCTCGTTGTGGTCGTCGCCGTCGACCAGCACGGTGAACAGGGCGGTGATCGGAGCGGCCGTGGTGCCGTCGGGGCGGATCGGGCCGGGACCGGCGCGCTCTAGCAGCTTGGGCAACTCGGTGAAGACGGTGGGGGTGTAGCCCTTGGTGGTCGGCGGCTCGCCGGCGGCCAGGCCGATCTCGCGCTGGGCCATGGCGAAGCGGGTCACCGAGTCCATCAGGCACAGGACTTCCAGGTCCTGGTCGCGCAGGAACTCGGCGATGGCCAGGGTCATGTAGGCGGCCTGGCGGCGGGTCAGGGCCGGCTCGTCCGAGGTGGCGACCACGACGATGGCGCGCTTGAGGCCTTCCTCGCCCAGGGTCTCCTCGATGAACTCGCGGACCTCGCGGCCCCGCTCGCCGATCAGCCCCACCACGACGGCGTCGCAGGTGGCTTCCTTGGCCAGCATCGACAGCAGCACCGACTTGCCCACGCCCGAGCCGGCGAAGATGCCCAGGCGCTGGCCGCGGCAGGTGGTGGTGAAGACGTTCATCGACCGCACGCCCAGATCGATGCGTTCACCGACCCGGCCACGGGCGTGGGCGGGCGGAGGCGGGGTCTTCAGGGGGTAGGGCACCTCGCCCTGGGGCAGCGGACCCAGGCCGTCGATGGGCTCGCCGAAAGCGTTGATGATGCGGCCCAGCCACGCCCTGGTCGGACGCACCACGGCGCCCTCGGGCATGATCTTGATCTCGGCGCCGGGCGCCACGCCCTCGACGGGGCCGAAGGGCATCAGCAGGGCGCGGGTTTCACGGAAGCCGACGACTTCGGCGGGCAGGGTCGGCAGGTTCAGGCGCTCGATCTCGACCCGCGCGCCAACGGCAAGACGGGTCAGCCCGCCGCGCGCCTCGATCAGGAGGCCGTTCACGGCGGCGACGCGACCAAAGATGGTCAGCGGATCGATACGTTCGACGGCGGCGATCAGGCTACGCAAGCACAACTCCCGACGGCTCGTGGCTCAGCTTTGAGCCCCGCGCGTTAATGGGGAGTGAAGTAGGCTGACATGGTTAATCGGCTCTTGAGACTTTGGGTTTGGCGGGGGGGGCTGCGGCTTTATGTCTTGATCCCATTTTGATCCGCTCATCCCGGCGAATGCCGGGACCCAGATGGAATGGCTTTGAGGCTGACGCCATAAGCGCTGAGCTTGTCCAGTCAGCCACCCCGCCATGGGATCTGGGTCCCGGCATTCGCCGGGATGAGCGGAGTTTAGGGTTATGGTTTGACCGCCAGATTGGCCTTGAAAAAACCCACCACCTTGGCGTCGAAATCCTTGTGAAACGCGGCGCGGTCGAAGCCCGGCGCGCTGGCGCAGATGGCGGCGGCGGTGGCGCGGCCCTTGTCGTTGCAGGGCGTCAGGAAGTCGAAGTGCCCGGCTCCCGGGACCACATGCCAGTCGGGCGCCTTGGGAAGGTTGGCGCGGACGGCCGAGGCGTAGAACGGGTCGGGCAGGATCTGGTCGTCCTCGGCGCGCCACAGCTGCAGCGGGACGCTCACCTTCGCCAGGCCGGCCTTGGAAAAGCTGTAGCCCATGGCCGGCGCGG
The window above is part of the Caulobacter soli genome. Proteins encoded here:
- the flhA gene encoding flagellar biosynthesis protein FlhA; its protein translation is MADAAVPKAASSIPSAKSLWEGILRGEMGLALGVVGIIVLLIIPVPAILLDLLLAISLTGAVLILMTAVLIRKPLEFTSFPTVLLVATLYRLGLNVASTRLILGHGQEGSHGAGAVIAAFGNLMMQGNFVIGVIVFIILVVVNFMVVTKGSGRIAEVAARFTLDAMPGKQMAIDADLSTGLIDQDTAKQRRKDLEQESTFFGAMDGASKFVKGDAVAGLIITAINIIGGILIGVVQHKMPIGEASASYTIMTIGDGLVSQIPALIISIAAGMVVSKAGVEGSANKALTTQLAMNPVALGMVSASSGVIALIPGMPIIPFAALAVGAGFLAYRRVQKAKEPAPLDPAALAALAEASAEPEEEPISASLAIDDVKIELGYGLLTLINDLDGRKLTDQIRALRKTLATEFGFVMPPVRILDNMRLANQGYAIRIKEMEAGAGEVRLGCLMAMDPRGGQVELPGEHVREPAFGLPATWVEEALREEATFRGYTIVDPATVLTTHLTEILKENMADLLSYAEVQKLLKDLPEGQKKLVDDLIPSVVSATTIQRVLQALLKERVSIRDLPQILEGIGEAAPHTASVIQLVEQVRARLGRQLCWANRGEDNALPIITLSAEWEQAFAEALVGPGEDKQLALAPSRLQDFIRGVREAFDRAAMAGDSAVLLTSPGVRPYVRSIIERFRGQTVVMSQNEIHPRARLRTVGMV
- a CDS encoding DUF4282 domain-containing protein — protein: MASARNSKARGSNGLFWDLLTFDRLVTGPVIHLIYWAGLGVVALFAFSVVGAAVGLALKEPGLQSLLLAFPVLVAGLLVAAAMVLLWRAFCEFYVAIFRISEDLRALRQASDADHAVAAVTRPPSQGSAQKPLG
- a CDS encoding helix-turn-helix domain-containing protein, with amino-acid sequence MAADQEPHLVDIHVGARMRMRRKSMGLSQTQLADSVGITFQQLQKYERGVNRVSASKLYGMAVTLQTSVAWFFEGMPPEADGHGDQRTQAVRRFMATEEGVELASLVPQLPMAQRLQILALARTLSADDSEEP
- a CDS encoding endo-1,4-beta-xylanase — translated: MGGSLYSSPATPRSTGEEISRRAVLTSAGALALSACGPRDAQSQSVPADLPPLKTVAPFRVGSCVQALRLDDPALADLLAREVSQLTPEWEMKMEYIVQPDGSFRFDAPDRIAAFARAHGMGLLGHTLVWYAQAPPAFEQLDETRIRFADAYRNYIHAVAGRYRGQVVGWDVVNEAVAEDGAGWRDSLWARKLGAFEHIALAYRTAREADPQATLLLNDYNLEYMPAKRATFLKLAERLLASGAPLTGLGTQMHVAADIAPGKITQMIHELASLGLPIHVSELDVSLTRSDNKLLSRGELQRRQTAVYAEAAEAFMSLPQRQRFAFTLWGLRDRDSWLKKENAGDAPAPFDDAGRPKAGAAALVEAFRT
- a CDS encoding flagellar export protein FliJ; amino-acid sequence: MSKWADSLIRISNHEVETLQKRLADVVERRQSAEMRVATLDAESEAEAMRAQGDVEAGWYMIGFRQGSKLRRDQALLEIDQILIEEAGARDALAVAFENLKKYEHVAEAAKVAKAKLAGKLETAALDELGLRRVAVGGR
- the fliI gene encoding flagellar protein export ATPase FliI — protein: MRSLIAAVERIDPLTIFGRVAAVNGLLIEARGGLTRLAVGARVEIERLNLPTLPAEVVGFRETRALLMPFGPVEGVAPGAEIKIMPEGAVVRPTRAWLGRIINAFGEPIDGLGPLPQGEVPYPLKTPPPPAHARGRVGERIDLGVRSMNVFTTTCRGQRLGIFAGSGVGKSVLLSMLAKEATCDAVVVGLIGERGREVREFIEETLGEEGLKRAIVVVATSDEPALTRRQAAYMTLAIAEFLRDQDLEVLCLMDSVTRFAMAQREIGLAAGEPPTTKGYTPTVFTELPKLLERAGPGPIRPDGTTAAPITALFTVLVDGDDHNEPIADAARGILDGHIVMERSIAERGRFPAINVLKSISRTMPGCQTLEEREVVKMARQTLAAYSNMEELIRIGAYRAGADPLIDRAIRLNPAVEAFLSQSPDEATSLDDSFGYLAHILQSDAA